TTCTAGAAGCATTTGGCAATGCAAAGACTGTTAGAAACAATAATTCCAGGTGAGCAACCTACTTTTGGAAttctttcctttcattttctgacCACCAAGCTTTTTCTTATATGCTCTTTTTACTGGAATAAGATTCTGAGTTGATTACTGTGTATCTGCAGTCGGTTTGGTAAATTTGTGGAGATCCAATTTGACCGAAGTTGGAGAATTTCTGGAGCTGCTATTAGAACTTATTTATTAGAACGTTCCCGTGTTTGCCAAGTGTCTGATCCTGAGAGGAATTATCATTGCTTTTATATGCTTTGTGCATCAACAGAGGTAAATTTCTCGTCatgaatatgaatttttttggaCCCCCTTTTCAGGGGAGGGGGAAGGGTAGGGTTCTGGTTGGAAAGGAATAGGAAAGGTCAGGCtactttctttgttgttttgtgGTTAATCTGGTTGGAAAGGAATAGGTAAGTGTCCCTCAGAAGGGATAGTTTGTGGGAGGATGTATTGAATGTGGCTTTCTTTAGGGCCTCTCTTGCGGGATGCTTCCCTTTTATTGGTGAGGCTCGTCTCTTTGTGGGTCTCCCcttgaattttgtttcttcattttcttatgaAAGTTGGTACttctataataaaaaaaattcacatatATGTTTTTCCCTCTNtcttcattttcttatgaAAGTTGGTACttctataataaaaaaatacacataTATGTTTTTCCCTCATTTTGTGTATTCTTTTAATCGTCATCTTTAAATGCTTTCTTTATTGGTCTTTTCCTTTTACCATCTCTACAATTGTAGTTAACTGTACTTGTGTTCTAATCCGAGGCATGTTATGTATCTTAGGCAATTAGTATGGTATATATGAAAGTAATTGACGAGTAGTGGTTGAGTTTAAACTACGTTTTACGTCCATTTCCTTTGCTAATggttcatttaattttattgttcgTTGAAAGTAAACTCACTTTTCAATGTAgtgagggttttttttttttcacctgCTTGAAATCaattgtttcctttttctttttgatcaGGAAGTTGAAAAGTATAAGTTAGGGAATCCAAGAACATTCCATTATCTTAATCAATCTAATTGCTATGAACTTGATGGACTGGACGAGTCCAAGGAATATACTTCTACTAGAGAAGCTATGGATGTCGTTGGAATAAGTACAGCTGAGCAGGTATTCTTTTCTCTTGAACCTTCGACTTGCCGGTGAATGTAACCTACCCAAGTAATTGATTTGAGGTCTGTATTTTTAGGATGCTATATTTCGAGTGGTAGCTGCAGTACTTCATTTGGGCAATGTTGAATTTGCAAAGGGGAAGGATGCGGATTCCTCTGAACCTAAGGATGACAAAGCTCGGTTCCATCTCAAAATGGCAGCAGAACTATTCATGTAATCAGCTTGCTCCTATTTTTAGTGAAGTGGTGTCTGAGATAATTGAAGCCAAAATCggtactttttttcttttttggcgCAGGTGTGATGAGAAGGCTCTTGAAGATTCAATGTGTACTCGTGTGATAGTTACACGTGATGAAACCATAACTAAATGTCTCGATACAGTATCTGCAACTCTTAGTAGGGATGCTTTGGCAAAAATCGTATATTCAAGATTATTTGATTGGTAGGTTTTGTGTTTCATtcttaaattactttttaatttaaatttgtcatTGTTGTTTCTATCATGGACTCTTTTTAAACATTTCCTTCATGGACTCAGGATTGTTGATAAGATTAATAACTCAATTGGCCAAGATCGTGATTCAAAACACTTAATCGGGGTTCTGGATATCTATGGATTCGAGAGTTTCAAGACAAACAGGTGCTTAACCGGTATGCTTTTGCTTTCATCATTAGTGGAGGATGAACTCCCACCTAGCAATTTCATGCATCTTTTGTTGCCAACATATAACACGAGACCTTTTCATTTTACCTTCCATTAGCGAATCATATGGTTAGGCGCCCTATTATGCAGAGGGACAAGGAAGCCAAGGGCTGGAAAGCCAATATTACCTCTGACACGTTTGTTAGAGGGAATGTTGGGAATTTGAGGAGGGAACAAAGTGAGGGGCTGGAGGGTGTGCTTTTAGGCTTGTGACAGTGTgtctattttctttcatgcTTTCATTTAGTAGTTTTTGCCTTGTGAGAGGAAATGGAGAGTTTACCAGCCCTTTCTAATTGGCTGGGAGTTTGTTATTGCCTTAGGCAAGAGTTTTCGTCTAAGTATCAATACATTGCAAGGGAAAGACCTTACAAATTGGCATCAGATCATAATCTGGGGAGGTTGGGAAAAAAATGGTGCGGATGTGGGTTGAAGAAAGGCTCGATGTAATGGATCAGGAGATGGATGATATTAAGGCTGAGGTTGGAGTAATATAAGAGAAAGTGATGCGCAGAGTCGAAGATACCCTCACAGTTTTATGAAGATCAGTGGAGCGACTGACTGTCCCAGGGAGATGAGTTCAAGAGTCCATTTGCAACGATTGTATTAGAGCTAGCCTGGATTTGATCATGGTCGACCCTGGTCAGAGGTGAAGAAAGCTCGTGACAGAACTAGAAATGGGCGGATTCAAATGTAACGTTGGAGAAAAAACCTAATCCGGAGAAGGTGGAGGAAGTTTTCAGCGATAAGAGTAAGGTTAAGAAAGGTTGAGATGCTTGTGTTTGGTTCTCAGGAATTAGCTTTAAATTGGTATCGTGGGAAGGAAGAATGGGAATCATTCAAGGATGGAATGATTTGAAGATGCAATTATTGGAACGATTCCGACGATGAAGCAGGGTAGTGTTTTGTGATGTTTCCTTGTCTTCAAGTAAGAAACCACCATGATAGAATACTACTACACGTCCGAGTTGTTGATTGCTCGACCTAGTTGTTAAGGTTGTGTTGGTAGCGCATTGGGTTAGcaaatatgatgaaaatggCCTTGTGCGTGGAGGATCATGAAGTGGCCAGATTAGAAGCTTCGAAGCCTATCATTCTAGTTGAAAAAGCCCAAGTTCTTGCTCTAAATCAAACTGGAATGGAGGAAAAGTCGGCAAGAAGATGATGGAAATGACACCCCCATGCGTACGATCACTCTGACGAGTAATCCCACCGCCACGTCACGTAAAGAGGGTCTGATGAAGAAACTTTCTGGTGTAGAATTTCAATCTTGGTGTTAAAAGGGTCTTTGTTTCGGCTGCGAGGAAAATTATTATGTTGGCCACAAATGTAAAGCAAAGGAGATTTAGGTTATGGTGGTCGAACAGAGAGGAACTTGAAATTGTAGAAAGAGAACAATTTAATTCTAGAAGCAGAGGAAAATTTGTTGGCGGTACCATTTAGATGAAAGGACGGATCGATCATCAAGAAGTAGTGGTCTTAATTGATTGTGGAGAaatgtataattttattcCTCAACGTTTGGTTGAGAAATTGAACTTACCTTTGACAAAGGCAGCCAATTAATGGGTACAGGGATGGCGgtgaaaggaaaaggagtgTGTGAAGGGGTTGTGCTCACTTTTGGAGAATTGACAATAGTTGAAAGCCCCTTCTACATTTCAAGCATTGATGAGCAAGATCTTTCGCTCATTCCTACGTAAGTTTATCTTGGTACACTTTGATGATCTATTAATTTACAGCACAGGATATGAGGAACACATACGCCATTTGGGAGGTGTCTTCAAtatcttgagggaaaatcaGTTGTATGACAAGCCTACTTCAGCCATACCTTGTCTACTATAGCACAAGCCAAGTCGATATATGAAAGGGAGCTCAAAGCAGTATCTATGTATTCTGGTACAGCACCACATCATATTTCCATTGCTATCACTCCCTTTCCAAGCTGTGTATGGACACCCCTCACCGCTATTGTTATCTTATGGGGAAGCTGAGACGCTAACACAACACTAGCTCAACAATTAATGGAGAGGCATGCCACTTTAGATCGGCTGAAGACTCATTTGAAGGctgagaatgaagaaattcaCAGATAGGAAACCATCAGAGATGATGCTGGATGTTGGTGATCGGGttttcttgaaacttagaCCATTTAGGCAGGCTTCAATTTCCAATTGAAGGAATGAAAAGTTGGCGCTCAAATACTTTGGGCCTTAACGAATTGAGTAGAAAATAGGACTTGTGGCTTATAAACTTACATTACCAAAGGAGGCCACCATACATTCATTATTTCatgtttcaaaactcaaagCCAATATACATTCATAAAGGTTCTCTTGCAGGCCAGGAGTGTTGTTAGACACTAGGTAAGTCTATTAGAGGAGGGGCAAGAAAGCCAATATACCTCTGACAAGTTAGTTAGAGGTTGAGAATTTGAGGAGGGACCACTGGTGCATGAGGGAAGTGAGGGACTGGAGGGATTGCTTTTAGCCTGTGGTCATGtgtctatttttcatttatgctTTCACTTAGTAGTTTTTGtcttgagagagaaaagggaGAGTTTACCAGCTCTCTCTAATCAGCTGAGAGCTTTGTATTCCTTAGGGCAAGAGTTTTCCTCCGAAACTCAATACATTGTGAGGGAAATACcttacacatttttttttctctctctcttctatcAATAATTTGATTGGTAGGAAACAGCATACTGTTCCATTGAGAGAGGAAAAGGTGAGGGGAAAGAAATCATTTCCAGCCACACAAGGCTGAAGGAGCTTAAACCCCCTCTGCCCCAAGAGAAAATGTAACCAGCATtgataaaatagaaagaagtatttacaaaagaaaaactctaTAGAGTAACACTAATTGTATACCCAGAAATCTGATGACCTCCGAAACTTCCTCCAATTATGTATCTTTGTTATCAAAAGATCTATGGTTGGccaaatgaaaatattgatgGCACGATCCCAAGTAATCTTGGCTCTGCTTTATAAAGGTGTTGCTCCAAAGAATCATGAGCTTTGTCTCTGCTATTGCATACTAATTCTGACTCCTTTAAAATCTGTTCTAGCATCATAACAGTATAGGTTAGTGAAGAATCCAAGTGCTGTAGACCACCCATTAGTGGAAAGAtggaaaaatgagaaaaaggaaCTCTCTTTTGCACCCAATTAGCAGTGTTACTCCGCGTCAAAAATTGGTGTTGAAACAAATAACTTGTTTTATGGGATTTTGTTCATCCAAATATCATTAGAATAACCTTCAGAAATAACAAACTGGTAAATTGTAGGGTGACTAAAAAGTGTGTTGCAATAGTACATACCCGAGAGTGTATTGGAAGAACAATACTCGCTTTGGGAATGCTTCATCTAGAATGAATTTGGTGctagttgttttgtttttcatttaatattgtGATCTTCCCAATTCCGTTTTCTTTATAGGATttgtttcagttttttttgtttcaaaaacattctgcattttcaaataaaatcaataattttattacattttttttatttgtaaatatatatttttagcaATCTTTAGTatattagtattatttatatattaggATCGGAGGTATCTCTTCTTTTGAACCCTTACTTTATCTAATTTATCTAAATGGAATTGTACGTATTGGTCTATGCAGCTTTGAGCAATTTTGTATTAATCTGACAAATGAGAAATTGCAGCAACATTTCAACCAGGTGGAGCTTGAATTGTGTActcttttttcctttactTTCCTGGATCTTGAAATTTAACTTGAAGAATGTTGTTTACAGCATGTGTTCAAGATGGAGCAAGAAGAATatacaaaagaagaaattaactGGAGttatattgattttattgATAATCAGGATGTTCTTGATCTCATTGAGAAGGTGCAGAAGAGTTTCTTTCCTTTCGTgactaatttgaatttttctgcAGATTTTATAGAACTGTTTATAATGTATTCCTAGggtattattcttttattatgaAAAGTATCCCTAAGATTTTTTGAAACatcaacaaatattttttttgaaataatgagACCAATACTCAAAAGATACAAAGCTCCACggagaaatgaaaagaaacaactAAAAAGGATTACAAAGAAGGATATTGTTAACAATCCAAATAATACTAAATGCTCTTCAACAAACAgcctaaaataattattcaatcGAAACATCAAAATAAAGCCAAGAACTCAGGGCTCCAAAAAGGAGAGGAGATTGACAACTGCGAACCTACTCAAATACGCCTAACCGAACAGAACTCCAAACCACCAAAGTAAACATCCCTGTAACCTTCCAAAAAATAGGCAACCTTCAAACtctaaaatgaataaaaaattgaaactaaaaatgatCTTCAAGACAACATGAAAAAGTAAAAGGCGCCAGAGACTGGATTACCAATAAGTAATTCTCATTGTTGGACAATCAAAATAGATGAGTAAAACAcaattatatcttaatttGTGGTGATAGAGGAGTGATTTCTTTCATATGTAATCCACAAACCTCAATTAAGGAATAGAATTTGGGAGGAATTGAAGGATACTTTGTTACTGATTATGAAGCTTCAACTGAATTCCTTTTGTCAAAACCGAAAAAGACTTTAAAATGCTTCTGCAAAAGAGCCTTCGACAGAAAGTTTTATTATCTCAACTAAATATGCTTCAGATTCATCACTGCTCATACTAGCATCATATTCGGAATCATGAGTAATTGGAGAGGAGATAGGATACTTTGTGGTGGGAGGGTCAATGATACGTTTTGTTGAAGTGTCATTTGAACTTGGAGGAGTGATCACTGAAAGAGTAAAAGAGTTAGTAGATTGTGAAGGGGCTCCTACTTAAGCAAGTGGGGAGCAGAGCACAAGCTTATTCCAAAATGTTTGAATTGATCTCTTAATTTTCTGAAATACCAAAGCAATCTTTCTTCTTAGTATAATAGAGAGGGTAGGCTTCAATaagtttatttttcattatagaGACATTCAGTATAGGTTTAAAATGATAAGAACCTGAATAAACGATTGAGAATACCAAACAGTAGCTGGTGAATTTTTGCGTAACCTGAAGGTCATCTTGAAGAAAAAGATCATCCACCTTTAGCTGATCATGCAAAGGAAGAGAATTCAACTCGACATCTTTGGCCATAAAATCCTTCGATGGAAAAGTGAAACTTTCATCCATCATAGCTTAATTTATTCTCTTTCGATCCATTAAATTGgtaaaattaagaatagaCAAATCCCCATGATCAATGCTTGGAggatcaataaaatatatacccCCAAAATgtgagaaaattttcaaactacCCATATGTTACCGCAATCTCAGTTGGAATGAAACGACAAATGCTTTCTAACAGCagtacaataaataaaattaggagTTTGGGAAGATATATTGATGAAACCTCCAAA
This portion of the Cucurbita pepo subsp. pepo cultivar mu-cu-16 chromosome LG08, ASM280686v2, whole genome shotgun sequence genome encodes:
- the LOC111800251 gene encoding uncharacterized protein LOC111800251 — encoded protein: MMDESFTFPSKDFMAKDVELNSLPLHDQLKVDDLFLQDDLQVTQKFTSYCLVFSIVYSVITPPSSNDTSTKRIIDPPTTKYPISSPITHDSEYDASMSSDESEAYLVEIIKLSVEGSFAEAF